The window AGGTCTTACTTAGAGAGATCAATCTTTCTTTTTTTGAGACAGGCCTTGTGGCAGTACTCGGAGAAAATGGAGCAGGGAAGTCGACTCTTTTAAAAGAGATTTACCACCATTCCCTTACTTCTCCGAAATGGAAGTGGAACCAAGGCAAAAAAAAATTGAGTTACCTCGGCCATGAGTTAGGATTTTACTCCTCACTTAGTTTAGAAGAAAATTTAGATTACTTTTCTAAGTTAGATGGGACAAAACCAGATCTAGAAAAAAGAAAAACTCTGTTAGAAGCCTTTCGTTTGCAAAAAAGAATTTGGGATCCCATTCATACATTCTCACGTGGAATGAAACAAAAGGTGGCTATCCTTCGTGTTTTACTTTCTTCTGCGGAAATGATATTATTTGATGAACCATATACAGGCCTTGATGCCGAATCATCAAAAATTTTGAGTGAACTTTTGAATTTGGAATCGAAATCCAGAATCATTCTAATTGTTCTCCATTCGGTTCCAAAAGAATTACAATGTACATCCCAATTACAAATTGAGAAGGGAGGAGTGATTGTTACTCACCTTACTTAAAAAAGAATTTTATCTGATTGGCAGATCGCTCGGAGGGATCGTTTCTCTTTTTACCTTAAGTGTTTCTGTGGTTTTTATTTTTTACACTTCCATCGAAGTAAACGAAATGTTGTCGGAAAGAAGCATTCGTGGAATCAAATGGGCGATTATATTTTTGCTGAATTTTGTGATCGTGAGCCAAAGCCTTTGGGAAGAACGTGAGTCCATGGGTTGGGAAGCCAGTCTTTCTTTTGTGAGTCCGATTTCGCTTTATTTGGCCAAGTCTCTTGCCATTTGGTTTTGTACGGTTTTAGTGAATGCGTCCCTTGTCCTTGTCCTTTCCGTATTCTTTCAAAACATGAGTGTCGACAGGTTCTTCGGAGAATGGCTTTTTGCCAATTTGGGAAGTGGGTGTTTGGTTTTCCTCGGAGTTTCACTCGGCCTCATAGCCTTTGAAAGCAGACTGAAAGAAATCATCATTCCGCTCTTACAACTTCCTTTTTCCATTCCACTTTTTCTTTTTGGGTTGGAGGCAGAAAATCGGTATTGGTTGGAGCCAGGGTTTTACCTACCTTCCGTGGGTTTACTTCTCTTTTTTATGTTATTTTATGCAACCCTTGGTTCAGTAATGATTGAGATTCTAAGGAATGAGCATTAGGGCCTTGTTTTCTCCTAGAATTTCTTTCTATCTCTGAAAATCTGGAAAAAAATGGAACGTAAGATTCGGATATTCCACCCTGCTTTCGACATCGGTTTTTATCTTGTTGTATGTACCTCACTTGTGTTTGCCGTTATCTTTTCGTTAGTGTATCCCAATGTCATTTTGGAACAGGGTTTAAGCCATAGAATTTTTTACTTACATGTTCCGGTCGCATGGGTCGCGTTATATGGCCCAGTTTTGTCCTTTTTATTCTCTTTGATATTTCTCTTTTCGAGAAATATGTTTTGGGACAGGCTTGCCTTCACTGCCAACCAACTGGCTTTTTTATTCGCTGTAGGTGTTTTGTTTTCTGGTCCCATTTGGGCTTATAGCGCTTGGGGAGTGCCTTGGGACAAAACGGACGCTAGGTTACAGTCTTTTTTCATTTTATGTATTTCCCTTGTGAGTTATTTTATTTTCCGGTACTTAGTTCCGGGAAAAACAAAAAAAGCCATTCTTTCCGCTTACCTTTCCGTTCTTTGTGCTGTGAGCGCCATCCTCACTTGGGGTGCCATTCGTTGGATTGAAAATCCAGGAAACCATCCGGGGAGTGTTTTGGGAAAAGGGGGAATGGATTCTGATATGAAACAAAGTATGTGGCTCGGGGTCATTGCCTTCCACTTCCTATTTCTTTTCCTTTTTCTTATTTCCAATCGCAGTGAAAAAATCCAAGATATCAGATCCAAACTGAAATCGGAACTGGATTAAACTATGCCAACAGAAGAAGCCATTCATACCATTCTGATTGTGGATGACGTTCCAGAAAATGTGGAACTCTTGAAATACCTTTTGCAACAAGAAGGGTTCAAAACCTATACTGCATACTCTGCGGAAGAAGCAAGGCTCGTTCTATTAAATACAGCCATCGATACACTTCTGTTAGATGTCAATATGCCAGTACAAGATGGATTTTCGTTTTGTCGGGAACTGCGAACTATGGACCAGTTCAAACTCCTTCCCATTCTTTTTATTACATCCATAGAAAGAGAAGTGGGATTTCAGGAAGCCATGAAAAATGGTGGAGATGATTTTATCAACAAACCCTTTAACAAAAGGGAACTTGTGGCAAAAATTCATTCGGTGATTCGTTTGAAGGATTTGCAGGACGAATTGTACACACAAAAAAGCAAATATGAAAAGGAACTCCAGACCGCAAGGAGAGTCCAAGACCAACTCATTCCAGAAAAAAGTTTTATTTGGAACGGAATCAAAGCCCAAACCTTATTCCATCCGTATTTACAAATTGGGGGAGACTTTGTCGACTCTTGGATTGAAGAAAAAAAACTCCATATCGTCATTGCGGATTGTTCGGGTCATGGACCAAGTGCTGCCCTCATTGGCGCCATGTTTAAAATGCAATTATTCAACTTAGTTCCTTCTATGGGCCTTCATGCCCGAGTAGAACACTTACGTAAAAACATGGAACTTGTCCTTCCTGAAGATTATGCCATTACTTTTTGTTATGCGATCCTTGATGGAGATTTAAAACTTTCTTATATCAATGGGGGTCATCCCGCACCCATTGTTTATATAGATGGAGAAACAAAATTTCTAAAAGGTATGAGTCCTATGATTATGGGGATCAACTTTACCGCCAACGATGAAGTACAAACCGTACAACTAAAGAACGGTTCTATGTTTTTTATGTATACGGACGGTGCCAGTGAAGCAATGAATTCCAAGTCTGAATACATAACCGAAGAGGGAATGAAAGAGATCTTTCATAAATCAGTTAAGTCAGGGGAAGATATTTTGTTATCAGTCCAAAATCAAATTTTAGAATTTTGTGGATCTTCCACTCCCAGTGATGATATGGCCATGGTGTGTATACAGTTATGATTCCTAGTCCCAGTTATAAAGGCAAAGTCAGAGATGTTTATGATTTAGGAGATTCGCTTCTCCTTGTAGCAACCGATCGAATTTCTGCATTTGATGTCGTATTTGAAGAACCGGTTTTGGATAAGGGAAAAATCCTGACTCGTATCTCCACCGCTTGGTTTCGTCATTTTCCAGAGATCCAAAATCATTTGATCACAGACGATGTGTCCAAATTTCCACCTCCGTTTCAAAAGGAAGAGTCTCTAAAAGGTCGTTCGGTTCTTGTCAAAAAAGCCAAACGAATTGATTTTGAATGTGTGGTTCGGGGTTATTTAACAGGCTCTGCATGGAAAGAATACAAAACGGATGGAACCATCGCCCACGTAAAATATCCCCAAGGAATCCTTGAGTCGTACAGGTTTGAAACTCCCATCTTCACACCGGCTAGAAAAAATGATTCCGGTCATGATGAAAATGTGAGTGAGTCCACAATGGAAGCCGAAGTGGGGAAAGAATTGTTTGCAGTGCTGAAAAACCTTTCTTTACAACTTTACAACAAAGCACACGACCTTATGGCAAAACAAGGGATCCTCCTTTGTGACACAAAATTTGAATTTGGACTCATTGACGGAAAACCCATCTTAATTGATGAAATCCTGACTCCGGATTCCTCTCGGTATTGGGACGGCTCCACTTACGAACTTGGCAAAACTCCCGCCAGTTTCGATAAACAAATCCTCCGGAATTGGCTCGAATCTACGGACTGGGACAAAAATCCTCCCGCTCCCGCTTTGCCCGAATCCTTGATCCTAGAACTACGTAAAAAATACTTGGAATTGGAAGATAAAATCACCCTATGTTTGTCGCAAAAATAAATGTTACCCTCAAAGAATCGGTTCTTGACCCCCAAGGCCAAACCGTTCTCCGCACCCTTCATGACCAAGGGAAAAATTTGATCTCTGACCTAAGAGTGGGGAAATACATTGAAATGAAAATAGATGCTAGTTCTCAAGCAGATGCGGAAATTTCAGCAAAAGAAATTTGTGAATCTTTACTTGTGAACCAAGTGATTGAAACTTACCGGTTGGTTGTGGAGAAAGTATGAAGGTAAGAGTGGTTACCTTTCCTGGATCCAATTGTGATAAGGATGTAGGATCCGTTCTCGAATCTGAATTTGGTGCCAAGGTCGATTACACTTGGTACAAAGAATCCTTTTCTGATACTCCTGACCTTGTGGTTTTACCAGGTGGATTTTCCTTTGGAGATTATTTACGATGTGGGGCAATGGCAAAGTTTTCAAATGCTATGGAATCCGTTGTCAAATACGCAAACCAAGGGGGAAAGGTATTAGGAGTTTGTAATGGATTTCAAATCCTTACAGAGTCGGGACTCCTTCCCGGTGCTTTACTTCATAACAGAACTTTAAAGTATATTTGTAAAGATGTAGATC of the Leptospira kanakyensis genome contains:
- the ccsA gene encoding cytochrome c biogenesis protein CcsA, with protein sequence MERKIRIFHPAFDIGFYLVVCTSLVFAVIFSLVYPNVILEQGLSHRIFYLHVPVAWVALYGPVLSFLFSLIFLFSRNMFWDRLAFTANQLAFLFAVGVLFSGPIWAYSAWGVPWDKTDARLQSFFILCISLVSYFIFRYLVPGKTKKAILSAYLSVLCAVSAILTWGAIRWIENPGNHPGSVLGKGGMDSDMKQSMWLGVIAFHFLFLFLFLISNRSEKIQDIRSKLKSELD
- a CDS encoding ABC transporter ATP-binding protein produces the protein MNQTLLETKALSISVGEKVLLREINLSFFETGLVAVLGENGAGKSTLLKEIYHHSLTSPKWKWNQGKKKLSYLGHELGFYSSLSLEENLDYFSKLDGTKPDLEKRKTLLEAFRLQKRIWDPIHTFSRGMKQKVAILRVLLSSAEMILFDEPYTGLDAESSKILSELLNLESKSRIILIVLHSVPKELQCTSQLQIEKGGVIVTHLT
- a CDS encoding PP2C family protein-serine/threonine phosphatase, giving the protein MPTEEAIHTILIVDDVPENVELLKYLLQQEGFKTYTAYSAEEARLVLLNTAIDTLLLDVNMPVQDGFSFCRELRTMDQFKLLPILFITSIEREVGFQEAMKNGGDDFINKPFNKRELVAKIHSVIRLKDLQDELYTQKSKYEKELQTARRVQDQLIPEKSFIWNGIKAQTLFHPYLQIGGDFVDSWIEEKKLHIVIADCSGHGPSAALIGAMFKMQLFNLVPSMGLHARVEHLRKNMELVLPEDYAITFCYAILDGDLKLSYINGGHPAPIVYIDGETKFLKGMSPMIMGINFTANDEVQTVQLKNGSMFFMYTDGASEAMNSKSEYITEEGMKEIFHKSVKSGEDILLSVQNQILEFCGSSTPSDDMAMVCIQL
- a CDS encoding heme exporter protein CcmB — protein: MLLTLLKKEFYLIGRSLGGIVSLFTLSVSVVFIFYTSIEVNEMLSERSIRGIKWAIIFLLNFVIVSQSLWEERESMGWEASLSFVSPISLYLAKSLAIWFCTVLVNASLVLVLSVFFQNMSVDRFFGEWLFANLGSGCLVFLGVSLGLIAFESRLKEIIIPLLQLPFSIPLFLFGLEAENRYWLEPGFYLPSVGLLLFFMLFYATLGSVMIEILRNEH
- a CDS encoding phosphoribosylaminoimidazolesuccinocarboxamide synthase, which translates into the protein MIPSPSYKGKVRDVYDLGDSLLLVATDRISAFDVVFEEPVLDKGKILTRISTAWFRHFPEIQNHLITDDVSKFPPPFQKEESLKGRSVLVKKAKRIDFECVVRGYLTGSAWKEYKTDGTIAHVKYPQGILESYRFETPIFTPARKNDSGHDENVSESTMEAEVGKELFAVLKNLSLQLYNKAHDLMAKQGILLCDTKFEFGLIDGKPILIDEILTPDSSRYWDGSTYELGKTPASFDKQILRNWLESTDWDKNPPAPALPESLILELRKKYLELEDKITLCLSQK
- the purS gene encoding phosphoribosylformylglycinamidine synthase subunit PurS; its protein translation is MFVAKINVTLKESVLDPQGQTVLRTLHDQGKNLISDLRVGKYIEMKIDASSQADAEISAKEICESLLVNQVIETYRLVVEKV
- the purQ gene encoding phosphoribosylformylglycinamidine synthase subunit PurQ, whose translation is MKVRVVTFPGSNCDKDVGSVLESEFGAKVDYTWYKESFSDTPDLVVLPGGFSFGDYLRCGAMAKFSNAMESVVKYANQGGKVLGVCNGFQILTESGLLPGALLHNRTLKYICKDVDLIPVSENKIAKGIKGTLSIPIAHGEGAYFADANTLERLEKNGQVVFRYKQNPNGSLNDIAGICNEAGNVLGMMPHPERAINPYTGKMDGKQILEVLLKK